In Zingiber officinale cultivar Zhangliang chromosome 1A, Zo_v1.1, whole genome shotgun sequence, a genomic segment contains:
- the LOC122012199 gene encoding cell number regulator 1-like — protein MKRIDIIAALLHLLAGGCICIMYPSHPYNKHGITAGIPAPVPPPQHAALPSCGSHTVPWSTGLCHCMDDPGNCLMTCFCPCITFGEIADIVDEGGCSCVASGAAYAALCFTGAACFYSYCYRSKLRGRYDISEGPAPDFLVHCCCEACALCQEHRELRRKGFDMGIGWKANAERQRRGMMMDPVMGAPAMRGGMTR, from the exons ATGAAGAGAATCGATATAATTGCTGCACTTCTCCATCTGCTAGCTGGTGGATGCATTTGTATAATGTATCCTTCGCACCCCTACAACAAGCATGGAATCACCGCCGGCATTCCGGCCCCGGTGCCGCCGCCGCAGCACGCCGCCCTGCCTTCTTGCGGCAGCCATACTGTTCCCTGGTCGACCGGTCTTTGCCACTGCATGGATGACCCTGGAAACT GTTTGATGACATGCTTTTGCCCGTGCATCACATTCGGAGAGATAGCGGACATAGTGGACGAAGGCGGCTGCt CTTGTGTGGCGAGCGGCGCGGCCTACGCCGCCCTCTGTTTCACCGGGGCGGCTTGCTTCTACTCCTACTGCTACCGCTCGAAGCTCCGCGGGCGGTACGACATCTCTGAGGGGCCGGCGCCGGACTTCCTCGTCCACTGCTGCTGCGAGGCCTGCGCTCTGTGCCAGGAGCACCGCGAGCTCAGGAGGAAGGGCTTCGACATGGGAATCG GGTGGAAGGCGAACGCGGAGAGGCAGCGCCGAGGGATGATGATGGATCCTGTGATGGGGGCTCCGGCGATGCGTGGCGGGATGACGAGATAA
- the LOC122012210 gene encoding uncharacterized protein LOC122012210 — protein sequence MAFAHGYVLPQKEMSAGEFRAWLRQFDSDHDGRLTLDDLHRALRSLHAWFAWWKARRAMKQADVNRNGLIDMMKRSNSNGDDDDEEMNRLISYANQHLHMKIYQYDSSSSC from the coding sequence ATGGCGTTTGCGCATGGGTATGTGCTGCCGCAGAAGGAGATGAGCGCCGGCGAGTTCAGGGCGTGGCTGAGGCAGTTCGACTCCGACCACGACGGCCGGCTCACGCTCGACGACTTGCACCGGGCGCTACGTAGTCTGCATGCATGGTTTGCATGGTGGAAGGCACGGCGAGCCATGAAGCAGGCCGACGTCAACAGAAACGGACTCATCGATATGATGAAGAGAAGCAATAGCAAtggcgacgacgacgacgaggagATGAACAGGCTGATCTCGTACGCCAACCAGCATCTCCACATGAAGATCTATCAATATGACTCCTCTTCAAgctgttaa